One Cucurbita pepo subsp. pepo cultivar mu-cu-16 chromosome LG09, ASM280686v2, whole genome shotgun sequence DNA window includes the following coding sequences:
- the LOC111802532 gene encoding 11-beta-hydroxysteroid dehydrogenase 1B-like, whose protein sequence is MDFLNNVLNFVLPFTSLIAFIFFLPTYLFFKFLSFVFRSIFSEDVAGKVVLITGASSGIGKHMAYEYAKRGAYLALVARRENRLREVAGVARFFGSPFALVIPADISKIEDCKRCIQTTVAVFGRLDHLVNNAGVSSINLFEEYDNHDNAAPIMDVNFWGMVYCTYFAIPHLKQSRGKIIGISSSAAWLPVPRLSFYSASKAAVISFYETLRVEVGRDIGITIVTPGLVESEMTQGKFMSKDGGLYLDQELRDAMVSAMPIMPIDSAVKGIVRSACRGDRYATEPRWMRMAFYYKTLWPELVEWVNYLIGMTGSSSTDSFGKRLLELIGLKTWFYPESVRSQELWL, encoded by the exons ATGGATTTCCTCAACAATGTCctaaattttgttcttcccTTTACATCTCTAATagccttcatcttcttcctcccaaCCTACCTGTTCTTCAAGTTTCTCTCGTTCGTATTCCGATCAATTTTCAGCGAAGATGTCGCCGGAAAAGTTGTTCTAATCACCGGAGCGTCGTCGGGAATTGGCAAG CATATGGCGTATGAGTATGCTAAAAGAGGTGCTTATTTGGCGTTGGTTGCTAGAAGAGAGAACCGCCTCCGTGAAGTCGCCGGCGTGGCGCGGTTCTTTGGCTCGCCCTTTGCTCTTGTAATTCCGGCTGATATTTCCAAGATTGAGGATTGTAAACGATGTATTCAAACCACGGTTGCTGTCTTCGGACGAT TGGATCATCTGGTAAACAATGCGGGCGTCTCGAGCATCAACCTCTTCGAAGAATACGACAACCACGACAATGCCGCCCCCATAATG GACGTAAACTTTTGGGGAATGGTTTATTGTACTTACTTTGCAATTCCCCACCTCAAGCAAAGCAGAGGAAAGATCATCGGAATCTCTTCCTCCGCCGCATGGCTGCCGGTGCCAAGGCTGAGCTTCTACAGC GCGAGCAAAGCAGCGGTGATAAGCTTCTACGAGACGCTACGAGTAGAAGTCGGAAGAGATATCGGAATCACCATCGTGACGCCGGGGCTCGTTGAATCGGAGATGACACAAGGAAAGTTCATGTCGAAAGACGGCGGGTTGTATCTCGATCAAGAGCTCAGAGAT GCTATGGTGAGCGCAATGCCGATTATGCCGATCGACAGCGCGGTGAAGGGGATCGTGAGGAGTGCATGTAGAGGAGACCGATACGCGACTGAGCCACGGTGGATGAGGATGGCGTTTTATTATAAGACGTTGTGGCCGGAGTTGGTGGAGTGGGTTAATTACTTGATTGGTATGACGGGTTCTTCCTCGACCGACAGTTTTGGGAAGAGGCTGTTGGAGCTCATTGGGTTGAAGACGTGGTTTTATCCTGAATCTGTTCGGTCCCAGGAATTGTGGCTCTAA